The following are encoded in a window of Novosphingobium sp. THN1 genomic DNA:
- a CDS encoding cytochrome C encodes MPAVSAGDPRAETVANGLAAIGDPELAKADYVEHCAGCHGVQGLSAPAKLPELRGRVGYMMCTADTRAYLLRLPNIAKSRISDNQQLADMLNFMVFGLGGTSVLPGTKPFTAAEVGYERRFALTSASLVRERKRHVETAIAKCGAPASFRSFYGGS; translated from the coding sequence ATGCCAGCCGTATCCGCGGGCGATCCACGCGCCGAGACGGTCGCGAACGGTCTGGCGGCGATCGGCGATCCGGAACTGGCCAAGGCGGATTACGTCGAACATTGCGCGGGATGTCATGGGGTGCAGGGCCTTTCTGCGCCAGCCAAGTTGCCGGAGTTGCGTGGGCGCGTTGGCTACATGATGTGCACGGCCGACACGCGCGCCTATCTGTTGCGGCTGCCCAATATCGCCAAGAGCCGGATCAGCGACAATCAGCAACTCGCGGACATGCTCAACTTCATGGTCTTCGGCCTTGGCGGGACGAGCGTGTTGCCGGGCACCAAGCCGTTTACTGCCGCGGAAGTCGGCTACGAGCGCCGGTTTGCCTTGACCTCGGCCTCGCTGGTGCGCGAGCGAAAGCGGCACGTCGAGACGGCAATCGCCAAGTGTGGTGCGCCCGCTTCGTTCCGCAGCTTCTACGGCGGCAGCTGA
- a CDS encoding acyl-CoA dehydrogenase family protein gives MAIGIGMDAALEIADRVERFVREEVIPYESDPRRDDHGAPLDEMVMEMREKARAAGVLTPHILADGRHLSQRETAVVLIRSGLSPLGMLAVNTQAPDEGNMYLLGKVGSPELKERFLKPLVSGEARSAFFMTEPAETGGAGSDPSMMQTTCRRDGNHWVINGRKAFITGAKGAKVGIVMAKDEEGGACMFLVDLPDPAIEIVRVPNTIDSNMPGGHAVIDIKDLRVSADQMLGEPGEGFKYAQVRLSPARLSHCMRWLGGCIRAQEIASDYANRRMAFGKQLIDHEGVGFMLAENMIDLKQAELMIDWCAGVLDTGSLGTVESSMAKVAVSEALMRVADKCVQVMGGTGVTTDTIVEQMFREVRAFRIYDGPTEVHKWSLAKKIRRDWRHAQAGAAH, from the coding sequence ATGGCAATTGGCATCGGCATGGACGCCGCATTGGAAATCGCGGATCGGGTGGAGCGGTTCGTTCGCGAGGAAGTGATCCCGTATGAAAGCGATCCGCGCCGTGACGATCACGGCGCGCCGCTTGACGAGATGGTCATGGAAATGCGCGAGAAGGCGCGCGCGGCGGGCGTGCTGACGCCGCACATCCTGGCCGATGGGCGCCACCTCAGCCAGCGCGAGACGGCGGTCGTGCTGATCCGCTCAGGGCTTTCGCCGCTGGGGATGCTGGCGGTAAACACGCAGGCACCGGACGAGGGCAACATGTACCTGCTCGGCAAGGTTGGCAGCCCTGAATTGAAGGAGCGCTTCCTCAAGCCGCTGGTTTCGGGCGAGGCGCGTTCGGCGTTCTTCATGACCGAGCCTGCCGAGACCGGCGGGGCGGGCTCGGACCCGTCGATGATGCAGACGACCTGCCGCCGCGATGGCAATCACTGGGTAATCAACGGCCGCAAGGCGTTCATCACCGGCGCCAAGGGCGCCAAGGTCGGCATCGTCATGGCCAAGGACGAGGAGGGCGGCGCATGCATGTTCCTCGTCGACCTGCCGGACCCGGCGATCGAGATCGTGCGCGTGCCCAATACCATCGACAGCAACATGCCGGGCGGCCATGCGGTGATCGATATCAAGGACCTTCGCGTGTCGGCGGACCAGATGCTGGGCGAGCCGGGCGAGGGCTTCAAGTATGCGCAGGTGCGCCTGAGCCCGGCGCGGCTTTCGCACTGCATGCGTTGGCTGGGTGGGTGCATCCGCGCGCAGGAGATCGCCTCGGACTACGCCAACCGTCGCATGGCGTTCGGCAAGCAACTGATCGATCACGAAGGCGTCGGCTTCATGCTGGCCGAGAACATGATCGACCTGAAGCAGGCTGAACTGATGATCGACTGGTGCGCAGGCGTGCTCGATACCGGCTCGCTCGGTACTGTCGAAAGCTCGATGGCCAAGGTTGCAGTGTCCGAGGCGTTGATGCGCGTGGCGGACAAGTGCGTGCAGGTGATGGGCGGAACGGGCGTGACGACCGATACGATCGTCGAGCAGATGTTCCGCGAAGTGCGAGCGTTCCGCATCTATGACGGCCCGACAGAGGTCCACAAGTGGAGCCTTGCCAAGAAGATCCGCCGCGATTGGCGTCATGCGCAGGCAGGAGCGGCGCACTGA
- a CDS encoding amine dehydrogenase large subunit: MTLERKVARVVLGSLLAGTLASVHAKPAFAETVVPEAEEPGVMTLEPPKASWFYVRGGWGSAGSSIFDAGTGKMVGMVNTSRDSDMAIDPAGKFYYVAETIWSKVNRGTRQDLVSVYDSKTLKLISEIPTPGRLIVGGFTTNFVLTDDGKTAYDYNFDPASSVNIIDMVKRKFVRAVELPGCAGMIPNPGVGFSSLCADGTIATVAIKGATQDITRTEPFFDAAADPIFSNTVYDRKKKQVVMVSYTGLIRTASIGGKVEVSAPFSIQEAGGMKPADVKPLDIAWYPGGMQPVALHRPSGTLWVLMHKGEYWSHKEGAEEIWGVDLATKKLVKRIPVEGEPGNIQITQDDAAMIMVNGYKGKALVIDSKTGEVKHEIENAGGGLITVVEPM; encoded by the coding sequence ATGACGCTTGAACGCAAAGTGGCGCGAGTTGTTCTGGGTTCATTGCTGGCCGGAACGCTGGCAAGCGTTCATGCCAAGCCGGCATTCGCCGAAACCGTGGTGCCGGAGGCCGAAGAGCCCGGTGTGATGACCCTGGAGCCGCCCAAGGCGAGCTGGTTCTATGTCCGCGGGGGCTGGGGATCGGCAGGTTCGAGCATCTTCGATGCCGGGACCGGCAAGATGGTCGGCATGGTCAACACCAGCCGCGATTCCGATATGGCGATCGATCCAGCGGGCAAGTTCTATTACGTCGCCGAGACGATCTGGTCGAAGGTCAACCGTGGCACGCGCCAGGATCTGGTTTCGGTCTACGACAGCAAGACGCTGAAGCTGATCAGCGAGATCCCGACGCCGGGGCGCCTGATCGTCGGCGGGTTCACGACCAACTTCGTGCTGACCGACGACGGTAAGACCGCCTACGACTACAACTTCGATCCGGCCTCGTCAGTGAACATCATCGACATGGTGAAGCGCAAGTTCGTGCGTGCGGTGGAACTGCCGGGATGCGCAGGGATGATCCCCAATCCGGGCGTGGGGTTCTCTTCGCTCTGCGCCGACGGCACGATCGCGACAGTGGCAATCAAGGGCGCAACGCAGGACATCACGCGGACCGAGCCGTTCTTCGACGCTGCGGCAGACCCGATCTTTTCGAACACCGTCTATGATCGCAAGAAGAAGCAGGTGGTGATGGTCAGCTACACCGGCCTGATCCGCACGGCTTCGATCGGTGGCAAGGTTGAGGTAAGCGCGCCGTTTTCTATCCAGGAAGCGGGCGGGATGAAGCCAGCTGACGTCAAGCCGCTCGACATTGCCTGGTATCCCGGCGGGATGCAGCCGGTTGCGCTGCACAGGCCGAGCGGTACGCTGTGGGTGCTGATGCACAAGGGCGAATACTGGAGTCACAAGGAAGGCGCCGAGGAAATCTGGGGCGTCGATCTGGCGACGAAGAAGCTGGTCAAGCGCATCCCGGTGGAAGGCGAGCCGGGCAATATTCAGATCACACAGGACGATGCGGCGATGATCATGGTCAACGGCTACAAGGGCAAGGCGCTTGTCATCGATTCCAAGACAGGAGAGGTGAAGCACGAGATCGAGAACGCCGGTGGCGGCTTGATCACCGTCGTGGAGCCGATGTGA
- a CDS encoding (2Fe-2S)-binding protein, whose translation MSISLTVNGRKRVVEADADKPLLWVLREDLAMPGTKFGCGAGLCGACTVHLDGDAVRSCQTPIADAAGRSITTIEGVGLNELGKRVQDAWVALDVPQCGYCQAGQIMSATALLKQNPKPTPEDINGWMSGNICRCATYMRIRAAIRTAAGLPAEETAA comes from the coding sequence ATGAGCATTTCCCTCACCGTAAACGGCCGCAAACGCGTGGTGGAGGCGGACGCCGACAAACCCCTGCTCTGGGTCCTGCGCGAAGACCTTGCCATGCCCGGTACCAAGTTCGGCTGCGGCGCGGGGCTGTGCGGCGCCTGCACCGTCCACCTCGATGGCGATGCCGTCCGCTCCTGCCAGACGCCGATTGCCGATGCCGCCGGCAGGTCGATCACCACGATCGAGGGCGTCGGCCTCAACGAACTTGGCAAGCGGGTGCAGGATGCATGGGTCGCGCTCGACGTGCCGCAGTGCGGCTATTGCCAGGCCGGGCAGATCATGTCTGCCACCGCCCTGCTCAAACAGAATCCCAAGCCCACGCCCGAGGATATTAACGGCTGGATGAGCGGCAATATCTGCCGCTGTGCCACCTACATGCGCATCCGCGCCGCCATCCGCACCGCCGCCGGCCTTCCGGCCGAGGAGACCGCAGCATGA
- a CDS encoding YezD family protein: MTEPTKSGAGNQGESESHLEESIASVREALTGLRYGAVQLTVHEGRVVQIDVTEKRRLKPN, translated from the coding sequence ATGACCGAACCGACCAAATCAGGGGCTGGCAATCAGGGTGAATCCGAAAGCCATCTCGAGGAAAGCATTGCCAGCGTGCGCGAAGCCCTGACCGGGCTGCGTTATGGGGCCGTGCAACTGACCGTCCACGAAGGACGTGTCGTCCAGATCGACGTGACCGAGAAGCGACGGCTCAAGCCGAACTGA
- a CDS encoding phosphotransferase, whose translation MSGTAQEANAGTTPVREGYRFDEAALAQWMEANVEGFSGPLEVEQFKGGQSNPTYKLITPGRAYVLRRKPPGPVLKGAHAVEREAKVLSALGSVGFPVAHVHGLCTDESVIGSWFYVMEMVEGRIFWDATFPDVSREARPAYFDAMNATIAQLHSIDHEAVGLGDYGKPGNYFARQVGRWSKQYLEDELAGRDPNMDALVEWLPTAIPEGDETSVVHGDFRCDNMIFHPTEPRVIAVLDWELSTLGHPLADFAYHAMMYHMPPNIVAGLEGVDLTALNIPSEAEYVAAYCRRTGRDSIASWDFYVAFNYFRLAAIFHGIKGRYLRGTASSAHARDRAEAFPVLARLAREAMARCQ comes from the coding sequence ATGAGCGGCACGGCGCAGGAGGCAAACGCGGGCACCACCCCGGTACGCGAGGGCTATCGCTTCGACGAGGCGGCGCTTGCACAGTGGATGGAAGCCAATGTCGAGGGGTTCTCTGGGCCTCTCGAGGTGGAGCAGTTCAAGGGCGGGCAATCGAACCCGACCTACAAGCTGATCACGCCCGGCCGCGCCTATGTCCTGCGCCGGAAGCCACCTGGACCAGTGTTGAAAGGGGCGCACGCGGTCGAGCGGGAGGCGAAGGTGCTCTCGGCGCTCGGGTCTGTCGGCTTTCCGGTGGCGCACGTCCATGGGTTGTGCACCGATGAAAGCGTCATCGGCAGCTGGTTCTACGTGATGGAGATGGTCGAGGGCCGCATCTTCTGGGACGCGACTTTTCCTGACGTTTCCCGCGAGGCGCGTCCGGCCTATTTCGACGCTATGAACGCAACGATCGCGCAGTTGCACTCGATCGATCACGAAGCGGTGGGGCTGGGTGACTATGGCAAACCCGGCAACTACTTCGCGCGGCAGGTCGGCCGCTGGTCGAAGCAGTACCTCGAGGACGAACTTGCCGGCCGCGATCCGAACATGGATGCGCTGGTCGAGTGGTTGCCGACCGCCATTCCCGAAGGCGACGAGACAAGTGTCGTTCACGGCGACTTTCGCTGCGACAACATGATCTTTCACCCCACAGAGCCCCGCGTGATTGCCGTGCTCGACTGGGAGCTTTCGACGTTGGGGCATCCGCTGGCCGACTTTGCCTATCACGCGATGATGTACCACATGCCGCCGAACATCGTGGCCGGGCTGGAAGGGGTGGATCTGACTGCGTTGAATATCCCCAGCGAGGCCGAATACGTCGCTGCCTATTGCCGTCGGACAGGGCGAGACTCGATTGCCTCGTGGGATTTCTACGTGGCCTTCAACTATTTCCGGCTCGCCGCGATCTTCCATGGCATCAAGGGGCGCTACCTTCGGGGCACTGCCTCATCGGCGCATGCCAGGGACCGCGCAGAGGCATTTCCCGTTCTTGCGCGGCTGGCGAGGGAGGCCATGGCGCGCTGTCAGTAA
- a CDS encoding TetR/AcrR family transcriptional regulator, protein MRGTETVDAIIKAALSVLIEEGAGAFTIRRIAAQCGMKVGNVSYHFPKKELLIQTLLDDIIGNYDKLLERTVRQPGLDAEERLRLIVVMCLDDIAGKRTTRLFTELWALANHNEFVADRVRLFYQRVHEFISEYVAELNPALSQQEVRDVALYISASMEGATPFLGYGKPWASRMSAYTAIATHALVSLAKSITSAEIAGLADRR, encoded by the coding sequence GTGCGTGGGACGGAAACGGTCGACGCGATCATCAAGGCGGCGCTCAGCGTCCTGATCGAAGAGGGCGCCGGAGCCTTCACGATCCGCCGCATCGCCGCGCAGTGCGGGATGAAGGTGGGGAACGTCAGCTATCATTTCCCGAAGAAGGAACTGCTGATCCAGACGCTGCTGGATGACATCATCGGCAATTACGACAAGCTGCTGGAGCGCACAGTGCGCCAGCCGGGGCTCGATGCCGAGGAGCGGTTGCGCCTGATCGTGGTGATGTGCCTTGATGACATTGCCGGCAAGCGCACCACGCGCCTGTTCACCGAACTGTGGGCGCTGGCCAACCACAACGAGTTCGTGGCCGATCGCGTGCGCCTGTTCTACCAGCGGGTGCATGAGTTCATTTCGGAATACGTTGCCGAGTTGAACCCCGCGCTAAGCCAGCAGGAAGTGCGGGACGTGGCGCTTTACATCAGCGCTTCGATGGAAGGGGCGACGCCGTTCCTCGGTTATGGCAAGCCGTGGGCCTCGCGGATGAGCGCTTATACCGCAATTGCGACACACGCGCTGGTATCGCTTGCCAAGTCGATAACTTCGGCGGAAATTGCCGGTCTGGCCGACCGCAGGTAG
- a CDS encoding MauE/DoxX family redox-associated membrane protein yields MGIAGKAGAIGVGAVFVGAGIEKLRSRRVFPGVVANYRLLPEALVPAVAATLPVAEVAVGLALIGGVRFAAVPAGLLLLVFAAAMAINIGRGRSKIDCGCGRSELRQPLSRALVMRNIVLAGLLVPALLPQPPFASAQWLIGLAAGAALYLLTLLASALAALAQGPLAMERNSR; encoded by the coding sequence ATGGGGATCGCGGGCAAGGCCGGCGCGATCGGCGTTGGCGCGGTGTTCGTCGGCGCGGGGATTGAGAAGTTGCGGAGCCGGCGGGTCTTTCCCGGTGTCGTCGCCAACTATCGTTTGCTGCCTGAGGCATTGGTCCCCGCGGTCGCGGCGACGCTGCCGGTTGCCGAAGTGGCGGTTGGGCTTGCGCTGATCGGCGGCGTTCGCTTTGCCGCTGTGCCCGCCGGTCTTTTGCTGCTGGTCTTTGCGGCGGCCATGGCGATCAACATTGGCAGGGGTCGTTCCAAAATTGATTGCGGTTGCGGCCGGTCGGAACTGCGCCAGCCCCTTAGCCGTGCGCTCGTGATGCGGAACATCGTGCTGGCTGGGCTGCTGGTGCCTGCACTGCTGCCGCAGCCGCCGTTCGCTTCGGCGCAATGGCTGATCGGACTCGCGGCCGGTGCAGCGCTTTATCTTCTGACCCTTCTGGCCAGCGCACTGGCGGCGCTGGCGCAAGGGCCTCTCGCCATGGAAAGGAATTCGCGATGA
- a CDS encoding methylamine utilization protein MauD: MTALIVGQVLSWLVIIALVVALLALARQVGVLHMRVAPAGALQTSGGPAVGGKAPAVPAHTLEGKDVIVGGPAKDVPLRLLMFVSATCPLCKGLIPAARSFAKDERVELTFVGDDDAQVQRGLIAAQGLENYRFINGPEVGQAFEVGKLPYAVLLDAEGTILSKGLVNSREHLESLVVAHEMGIATVQDYIGKLKTVAAA; this comes from the coding sequence ATGACGGCACTGATCGTTGGACAGGTCCTGTCATGGCTGGTGATCATCGCCTTGGTGGTGGCACTGCTGGCGCTGGCGCGGCAAGTGGGTGTGCTGCACATGCGGGTGGCTCCGGCGGGCGCCTTGCAGACGAGTGGCGGGCCGGCAGTCGGGGGCAAGGCTCCGGCGGTTCCGGCTCATACGCTTGAAGGCAAGGACGTGATCGTCGGCGGGCCTGCCAAGGATGTGCCGTTGCGACTGCTGATGTTCGTTTCAGCAACGTGCCCGCTGTGCAAGGGCCTGATCCCGGCGGCACGCTCCTTTGCCAAGGACGAGCGGGTGGAACTGACCTTCGTCGGCGACGATGACGCGCAGGTGCAGCGCGGACTGATCGCGGCGCAGGGGCTGGAAAACTACCGTTTCATCAACGGTCCCGAGGTGGGGCAGGCGTTCGAAGTGGGCAAGCTGCCGTACGCGGTGCTTTTGGATGCGGAAGGGACGATCCTTTCCAAGGGGCTGGTCAACAGTCGCGAACATCTCGAGAGCCTGGTGGTGGCGCACGAAATGGGGATTGCCACAGTGCAGGATTACATCGGCAAGCTGAAGACTGTTGCCGCAGCTTGA
- a CDS encoding SDR family NAD(P)-dependent oxidoreductase, with protein sequence MEIKGLAAIVTGGASGLGGATAARLAELGAKVAIFDLNEDLGRAHAEAIGGTFFKVDVTDEDAVDNAILEAEAMNGKARILVNCAGIGPPAKVIGRDGKAIPLKDFSKIIQINLIGTFNVLSKFAARIFDAEQVGEERGVIVNTASVAAFEGQIGQAAYAASKGGVVGMALPIAREFARYGIRVNTIAPGLFLTPLLQSLPQEAQDSLGSQVPFPSRLGKPEEYARMVESIVTNPMLNAEVIRLDGAIRMAPR encoded by the coding sequence ATGGAAATCAAGGGGCTGGCAGCAATCGTGACGGGTGGCGCCTCTGGTCTGGGTGGGGCAACAGCGGCTCGACTCGCTGAACTGGGTGCCAAGGTTGCGATATTCGATCTGAACGAGGATCTGGGCCGCGCCCATGCAGAGGCCATCGGCGGCACGTTCTTCAAGGTCGACGTCACCGATGAGGATGCAGTGGACAACGCCATCCTCGAGGCCGAGGCGATGAACGGCAAGGCTCGGATCCTGGTGAATTGCGCCGGGATCGGGCCGCCCGCGAAGGTCATCGGGCGCGATGGCAAGGCGATCCCACTCAAGGATTTTTCCAAGATCATCCAGATCAACCTGATCGGCACCTTCAACGTGCTGTCGAAGTTTGCGGCCCGCATTTTCGATGCCGAGCAGGTTGGCGAAGAGCGCGGCGTGATCGTCAACACCGCCAGCGTTGCTGCGTTCGAAGGACAGATCGGGCAGGCGGCCTATGCGGCATCCAAGGGTGGTGTCGTCGGCATGGCGCTGCCGATTGCGCGCGAATTTGCCCGCTATGGCATCCGCGTGAATACCATCGCCCCGGGCCTGTTCCTGACGCCGCTGCTGCAATCGCTGCCGCAGGAAGCGCAGGACTCGCTTGGGAGCCAAGTCCCGTTCCCGAGCCGTCTCGGCAAGCCTGAAGAATACGCGCGCATGGTCGAGAGCATCGTGACCAACCCGATGCTCAACGCCGAAGTTATCCGCCTGGACGGCGCGATCCGCATGGCGCCGCGCTGA
- a CDS encoding TetR/AcrR family transcriptional regulator, producing MAARSPFKTAAERSEEREAKRMAVLEAAVRMFNARGYHQTSLDDVAASLGISKPTIYHYLGNKEQVLVECLTIGMNQLLAAADEARVHHGRGLDRLRAFLTDYAEINMNDFGRCNILTANEALSPDARESIRLRKRRIDATLRELVAEGIADGSVSPCEPKLAALTLASALNGPSRWHRPDGQLSERDIAKKLVDFLTAGLAPR from the coding sequence TTGGCCGCACGATCTCCCTTCAAGACCGCCGCCGAACGCAGCGAGGAGCGCGAAGCCAAGCGCATGGCCGTGCTCGAGGCCGCGGTGCGGATGTTCAACGCCCGAGGCTACCACCAGACCTCGCTCGACGACGTCGCAGCGAGCCTCGGCATCTCCAAGCCGACGATCTATCACTACCTTGGCAACAAGGAGCAGGTGCTGGTAGAATGTCTCACCATCGGCATGAACCAGTTGCTGGCTGCAGCAGACGAGGCGCGCGTTCATCACGGACGCGGCCTCGACCGCCTCCGCGCCTTCCTGACCGACTACGCCGAAATCAACATGAACGACTTCGGGCGGTGCAACATCCTGACCGCCAACGAGGCACTGTCACCAGACGCCCGGGAGTCCATCCGCCTGCGCAAGCGTCGGATCGATGCGACTTTGCGTGAACTGGTGGCCGAAGGGATCGCCGATGGTTCGGTTTCGCCGTGCGAGCCGAAACTGGCTGCACTCACATTGGCCAGCGCATTGAACGGCCCCTCGCGCTGGCATCGTCCTGATGGCCAACTGTCAGAGCGTGATATCGCGAAGAAGCTGGTCGATTTCCTGACCGCAGGCCTCGCCCCGCGCTGA
- a CDS encoding methylamine dehydrogenase light chain, with product MKRFNPDAMGEKLLRRFAGGTSRRGMLARMGAALVAAPVFPLLPVSRAEAAKPDRSPEAKTAFARSAQTTDQTKCNYWRYCAIDGALCTCCGGGIHTCPAGAEPSPVSWVGSCINPDDGKAYMIAYRDCCGKPACGQCNCDNTDRETQLYLPQLNNNVIWCFGTSSMEYHCSTAMMIGAA from the coding sequence ATGAAGCGTTTCAATCCCGATGCGATGGGCGAGAAGCTGTTGCGGCGCTTTGCCGGTGGAACCTCGCGTCGTGGCATGCTTGCGCGGATGGGGGCGGCGCTGGTGGCGGCGCCGGTCTTCCCGCTGCTGCCGGTGAGCCGTGCCGAAGCGGCCAAGCCTGACCGGTCGCCCGAGGCCAAGACGGCCTTTGCCCGCAGCGCGCAGACGACCGACCAGACCAAGTGCAACTACTGGCGCTATTGTGCGATCGATGGCGCGTTGTGCACCTGCTGCGGTGGCGGCATCCACACTTGCCCGGCAGGCGCAGAGCCTTCGCCGGTTTCATGGGTGGGATCTTGCATCAATCCCGATGACGGCAAGGCCTACATGATCGCCTACCGCGACTGCTGCGGGAAGCCTGCCTGTGGCCAGTGCAATTGCGACAATACCGACCGCGAGACGCAGCTCTACCTGCCGCAACTCAACAACAACGTGATCTGGTGCTTCGGTACGAGCAGCATGGAGTACCACTGCTCTACCGCGATGATGATCGGCGCGGCCTGA
- a CDS encoding molybdopterin cofactor-binding domain-containing protein produces the protein MSDQIALSRRSFIAASLAGGTALTLDASVVLAAATATAPADVLNAFVRINADNTVIIGAKNPEIGQGVKVMLPMLIAEEMDLAWEQVRIEQTDANEKVFGVQTAGGSTATPRNWLPMRQVGAAARAMLVSAAAKKWGVDPATLTTAKGAVIQASSGKSLTYASLAKAAATETPPDLAKVQLKDEKTFTIIGKSKPGVDVPKIVKGEPLYGIDTSLPGMVHAAIVKCPAHGGTVASFDDAAVKAIPGVLGVVAVNSGFVPQGKSDTVVVIADSWWKASKAREKLTVKWDDAAVTGFSTGKYEADAARIVAAAPQASLFKAGDADATLAKAAKVVKADYEYPFLAHASLEPQNCTAMFQNGKLEIWAPSQAPQVELRKPPSSAA, from the coding sequence ATGAGCGACCAGATCGCCCTCTCCCGCCGCTCCTTCATCGCCGCCTCGCTGGCAGGCGGCACGGCGCTGACGCTTGACGCTTCGGTCGTTCTCGCCGCTGCAACGGCCACCGCACCCGCCGACGTCCTCAACGCCTTCGTGCGCATCAATGCCGATAACACCGTAATCATCGGCGCAAAGAACCCGGAAATCGGCCAGGGCGTGAAGGTCATGCTGCCGATGCTCATCGCCGAGGAAATGGACCTCGCGTGGGAGCAGGTGCGCATCGAGCAGACCGACGCGAACGAAAAGGTCTTCGGCGTACAGACCGCTGGCGGCAGCACCGCCACGCCGCGCAATTGGCTGCCTATGCGCCAAGTCGGCGCCGCCGCCCGCGCCATGCTCGTATCTGCCGCAGCAAAGAAGTGGGGCGTCGATCCGGCCACCCTCACCACGGCCAAGGGCGCCGTGATCCAGGCCTCCTCCGGCAAGAGCCTGACCTACGCCTCGCTTGCCAAGGCAGCCGCCACCGAAACCCCGCCCGATCTCGCCAAGGTCCAGTTGAAGGATGAGAAGACCTTCACGATCATCGGCAAGTCCAAGCCCGGCGTCGACGTGCCGAAGATCGTCAAGGGCGAGCCGCTTTACGGCATAGACACCAGCCTCCCGGGCATGGTTCACGCCGCCATCGTCAAATGCCCCGCCCACGGCGGTACGGTCGCCTCGTTCGATGACGCGGCGGTCAAGGCCATTCCCGGCGTGCTCGGCGTCGTTGCCGTCAACAGCGGCTTCGTTCCGCAGGGCAAGTCCGACACGGTGGTCGTGATCGCCGACAGCTGGTGGAAAGCCAGCAAGGCGCGCGAGAAGCTCACCGTGAAGTGGGACGATGCCGCCGTCACCGGCTTCTCTACCGGAAAATACGAAGCCGACGCTGCCAGGATCGTGGCCGCTGCGCCGCAAGCCAGCCTGTTCAAGGCCGGCGATGCTGACGCCACGCTCGCCAAGGCGGCAAAGGTCGTCAAGGCGGACTACGAATACCCGTTCCTCGCCCACGCATCGCTCGAACCGCAGAACTGCACCGCGATGTTCCAGAACGGCAAGCTCGAGATCTGGGCACCCAGCCAGGCCCCGCAGGTGGAGCTGAGGAAACCGCCAAGCTCTGCGGCCTGA